From Streptomyces fungicidicus, one genomic window encodes:
- a CDS encoding putative bifunctional diguanylate cyclase/phosphodiesterase has product MEPTESAAPGSRLRLRRMAVVRRRARGNGRPAGRPDAQARTGAGAADARGAGHPSAGRGPGLPEALSGSDAERHPSWPALPTAVVAAAGFVLGAGFLRAFTGGHALFPSGAVGWSLAVLTGIIVGHLVMLGRSRWWGGTGSGAALTLAVLLLYGWLPAGMVSLTVVVLVGMARRGRWRQGVLHGAVDLLGIGAGALVLAAFGCVPSVEAPSTPDTWTLYTAPGVVLVAATYLVVTRTLLWYLHTPRAGLPTVARTALARQGLVAVALLGIAPLVCVVADAKPVLLPLFSIPLIALDSTLWIARARAEEQLRDPLTGLPNRQWLQERIWTALDDAERIGARAALMLIDLDRFRSVNDTLGHLAGDRLLLQIADRLRLALPRGAEAARLGGDEFAVLLPVADSTTSATRVARGLVAALSSPLDLDGLTLVLEASAGVAVFPDHADDAEGLLRRADVAMYQAKRDRTGVEAYESKRDSNTPDRLGLLGDLRRALDAREVELHYQPKVRFDGQVAGLEALVRWVHPERGKVPPDEFIAIAESSGLMPHLTEYVLETALGQVARWRAQGLFVPVAVNVSPRDVHTPGFAGSVAARLARHGVPAGALQLEITEHVLLEDPQRAADTLNALTGHGVKMSLDDFGTGYSSLVHLRRLPVSELKIDRSFVARLAVDAEDAEIVRCTVDLAHSLGLLVVAEGVEDDETWERLRDLRCDAVQGWLVAAAMPPEEMTAWLLARGSRGWVRAAAALPAAATDE; this is encoded by the coding sequence CGTGGGAACGGGCGGCCCGCGGGGCGACCGGACGCGCAGGCGCGCACCGGTGCGGGCGCCGCGGACGCGCGCGGGGCCGGACACCCGTCCGCCGGACGCGGCCCCGGACTGCCCGAGGCACTGTCCGGGTCGGACGCCGAACGGCACCCGTCCTGGCCCGCGTTGCCCACGGCGGTCGTCGCGGCGGCCGGCTTCGTGCTGGGCGCGGGCTTCCTGCGGGCGTTCACCGGAGGGCACGCGCTCTTCCCGTCCGGCGCCGTCGGCTGGTCCCTGGCGGTGCTGACCGGAATCATCGTCGGGCACCTCGTGATGCTGGGCCGCTCCCGGTGGTGGGGCGGCACCGGCTCGGGCGCCGCCCTCACCCTCGCCGTGCTGCTGCTCTACGGCTGGCTCCCGGCCGGGATGGTCAGCCTCACCGTCGTCGTGCTGGTCGGCATGGCCCGCCGGGGCCGCTGGCGGCAGGGCGTGCTGCACGGCGCGGTGGACCTGCTCGGCATCGGCGCCGGGGCGCTGGTGCTGGCCGCGTTCGGCTGCGTGCCCTCCGTGGAGGCGCCGTCGACCCCGGACACCTGGACGCTGTACACCGCTCCCGGGGTGGTGCTGGTCGCCGCCACGTATCTCGTGGTCACCCGGACCCTGCTGTGGTACCTGCACACGCCGCGCGCGGGACTGCCCACGGTGGCCCGCACCGCCCTGGCCCGGCAGGGCCTGGTGGCCGTCGCCCTGCTCGGCATAGCGCCCCTGGTGTGCGTCGTCGCGGACGCCAAGCCGGTGCTGCTGCCGCTGTTCTCCATTCCGCTGATCGCCCTCGACTCCACGCTGTGGATAGCCCGCGCGCGGGCGGAGGAGCAGTTGCGCGACCCGCTGACCGGGCTGCCCAACCGGCAGTGGCTGCAGGAACGCATCTGGACCGCACTGGACGACGCCGAGCGGATCGGCGCCCGCGCGGCGCTCATGCTGATCGACCTGGACCGGTTCCGGTCGGTCAACGACACCCTCGGTCATCTCGCCGGTGACCGGCTGCTGCTGCAGATCGCCGACCGGCTCAGGCTCGCCCTGCCGCGCGGGGCGGAGGCCGCGAGACTCGGCGGCGACGAGTTCGCCGTTTTACTGCCCGTCGCCGACTCCACGACCTCCGCGACCCGTGTCGCCCGCGGCCTGGTCGCCGCCCTCAGCTCCCCGCTCGACCTCGACGGGCTCACGCTCGTCCTGGAGGCGAGTGCGGGAGTCGCCGTCTTCCCCGACCACGCGGACGACGCGGAGGGGCTGCTGCGCCGGGCGGACGTGGCGATGTATCAGGCCAAGCGGGACCGTACGGGAGTCGAGGCGTACGAGTCCAAGCGCGACTCCAACACCCCCGACCGGCTGGGGCTGCTGGGCGATCTGCGGCGGGCCCTGGACGCGCGGGAGGTCGAGCTGCACTACCAGCCGAAGGTGCGCTTCGACGGGCAGGTCGCGGGGCTCGAGGCGCTGGTGCGGTGGGTGCACCCGGAGCGCGGGAAGGTGCCGCCGGACGAGTTCATAGCGATAGCCGAGTCGTCCGGGCTGATGCCCCATCTCACCGAGTACGTGCTGGAGACGGCGCTGGGGCAGGTCGCGCGGTGGCGCGCCCAGGGGCTGTTCGTGCCGGTCGCCGTGAACGTGTCGCCGCGTGACGTCCACACGCCCGGGTTCGCGGGTTCCGTGGCGGCGCGGCTGGCCCGGCACGGGGTGCCGGCCGGCGCGCTGCAGCTGGAGATCACCGAGCATGTGCTGCTCGAGGACCCGCAGCGCGCGGCGGACACGCTGAACGCGCTGACCGGGCACGGCGTGAAGATGTCGCTGGACGACTTCGGCACGGGGTACTCGTCGCTGGTGCACCTGCGGCGGCTGCCGGTCAGCGAGCTGAAGATCGACCGGTCGTTCGTGGCCCGGCTGGCCGTGGACGCCGAGGACGCGGAGATCGTGCGGTGCACCGTCGATCTGGCGCACTCGCTGGGCCTGCTCGTCGTCGCGGAGGGGGTCGAGGACGACGAGACGTGGGAGCGGCTGCGGGACCTGCGCTGCGACGCGGTGCAGGGCTGGCTGGTCGCCGCCGCGATGCCGCCCGAGGAGATGACGGCCTGGCTGCTGGCCCGCGGTTCCCGCGGCTGGGTCCGGGCCGCCGCCGCCCTCCCCGCCGCGGCCACCGACGAATAA
- the gatC gene encoding Asp-tRNA(Asn)/Glu-tRNA(Gln) amidotransferase subunit GatC has product MPGITREEVAHLARLARLELKPEELDHFAGQLDDIIGAVARVSEVADQDVPPTSHPLPLTNVMRPDEVRPSLTPEQALSGAPAQEQQRFKVPQILGEE; this is encoded by the coding sequence ATGCCTGGCATCACGCGCGAGGAGGTCGCCCACCTCGCCCGGCTGGCGCGTCTGGAGCTGAAGCCCGAAGAGCTCGACCACTTCGCAGGCCAGCTCGACGACATCATCGGCGCGGTAGCCCGCGTCAGCGAGGTCGCCGACCAAGACGTACCGCCGACCTCGCACCCGCTCCCGCTGACGAACGTCATGCGGCCGGACGAGGTCCGTCCCTCGCTCACCCCCGAGCAGGCGCTCTCCGGCGCCCCGGCCCAGGAGCAGCAGCGTTTCAAGGTGCCGCAGATCCTGGGGGAGGAGTAA
- the gatA gene encoding Asp-tRNA(Asn)/Glu-tRNA(Gln) amidotransferase subunit GatA — protein sequence MSDQIIRLTAAETAAKIASGELTAVEVTEAHLARIEAVDEKVHAFLHVDREGALAQARAVDEKRARGEKLGPLAGVPLALKDIFTTEGIPTTVGSKILEGWIPPYDATLTKRLKAADVVILGKTNMDEFAMGSSTENSAYGPTGNPWDLTRIPGGSGGGSSAALASFQAPLAIGTDTGGSIRQPAAVTGTVGVKPTYGSVSRYGMVAFSSSLDQGGPCARTVLDAALLHEVIAGHDPMDSTSIDAPVPAVVEAARNGSVTGMRVGVVKQFRGEGYQSGVIQRFDESVALLKELGAEIVELDCPSFDLALSAYYLIAPSECSSNLARFDGLRYGLRTGDDGSHSAEEVTSLTREAGFGPEVKRRIMLGTYALSSGYYDAYYGSAQKVRTLIKQEFERAFEQVDVIVSPTTPTTAFPIGERADDPMAMYLADLCTIPTNLAGNAAMSLPCGLAPEDNLPVGLQIIAPAMKDDRLYKVGAAVEAAFVEKWGHPLIEEAPSL from the coding sequence ATGAGCGATCAGATCATCAGGCTCACCGCCGCCGAGACCGCGGCGAAGATCGCCTCCGGCGAGCTCACCGCCGTCGAGGTCACCGAGGCGCACCTGGCCCGGATCGAGGCCGTCGACGAGAAGGTCCACGCCTTCCTGCACGTCGACCGCGAGGGCGCCCTGGCGCAGGCGCGCGCCGTCGACGAGAAGCGGGCCCGGGGCGAGAAGCTCGGCCCGCTGGCCGGCGTGCCGCTGGCGCTGAAGGACATCTTCACCACCGAGGGCATCCCGACCACCGTCGGTTCCAAGATCCTCGAGGGCTGGATCCCGCCGTACGACGCGACGCTCACCAAGCGGCTCAAGGCCGCCGACGTCGTCATCCTCGGCAAGACCAACATGGACGAGTTCGCCATGGGGTCCAGCACCGAGAACAGCGCCTACGGCCCGACCGGCAACCCCTGGGACCTGACCAGGATCCCCGGCGGCTCGGGCGGCGGTTCGTCCGCCGCGCTCGCCTCCTTCCAGGCGCCGCTCGCCATCGGCACCGACACCGGCGGCTCCATCCGCCAGCCGGCCGCCGTCACCGGCACCGTCGGCGTGAAGCCGACGTACGGCTCGGTGTCGCGCTACGGCATGGTGGCGTTCTCCTCCTCCCTCGACCAGGGCGGCCCCTGCGCCCGTACGGTCCTGGACGCGGCCCTGCTGCACGAGGTGATCGCCGGGCACGACCCGATGGACTCCACCTCCATCGACGCCCCGGTCCCCGCAGTCGTCGAGGCCGCCCGCAACGGCTCGGTGACCGGCATGCGCGTCGGTGTCGTCAAGCAGTTCCGCGGCGAGGGCTACCAGTCCGGCGTCATCCAGCGGTTCGACGAGTCCGTCGCGCTGCTGAAGGAGCTGGGCGCCGAGATCGTCGAGCTGGACTGCCCGTCCTTCGACCTCGCGCTGTCGGCGTACTACCTGATCGCGCCGTCCGAGTGCTCCTCCAACCTCGCCCGCTTCGACGGCCTGCGCTACGGGCTGCGGACCGGCGACGACGGCTCGCACTCCGCCGAGGAGGTCACCTCGCTGACCCGTGAGGCCGGCTTCGGCCCCGAGGTCAAGCGGCGCATCATGCTCGGCACGTACGCCCTGTCGAGCGGTTACTACGACGCGTACTACGGCAGCGCCCAGAAGGTCCGCACCCTCATCAAGCAGGAGTTCGAGCGGGCCTTCGAGCAGGTCGACGTGATCGTCTCCCCGACGACCCCGACCACCGCCTTCCCGATCGGCGAGCGCGCCGACGACCCGATGGCGATGTACCTGGCCGACCTGTGCACCATCCCCACCAACCTGGCGGGCAACGCGGCCATGTCGCTGCCCTGCGGCCTCGCCCCCGAGGACAACCTGCCGGTGGGTCTGCAGATCATCGCCCCCGCCATGAAGGACGACCGGCTCTACAAGGTCGGAGCGGCCGTCGAGGCCGCCTTCGTGGAAAAGTGGGGCCACCCGCTGATCGAGGAGGCACCGTCACTGTGA
- the gatB gene encoding Asp-tRNA(Asn)/Glu-tRNA(Gln) amidotransferase subunit GatB: MTITTDLVSYEDALASYDPVMGLEVHVELGTRTKMFCGCSTALGADPNTQTCPVCLGMPGALPVVNATGVESAIRIGLALNCEIAEWCRFARKNYFYPDMPKNFQTSQYDEPIAFDGYLDVQLEDGETFRVEIERAHMEEDTGKSTHVGGATGRIHGASHSLLDYNRAGIPLIEIVTKPIVGAGERAPEVARAYVRELRELIRALGVSEARMEMGQMRCDVNLSLMPKGADKFGTRSETKNVNSLRSVERAARFEIQRHAAVLGGGGTIVQETRHFHEDTGSTTSGRVKEEAEDYRYFPEPDLVPVAPAREWVEEIRGTLPELPLVRRSRLREEWGISGTDMQAILNAGALDPIVATIDAGADAASARKWWMGELARSANESGKALDELAITPVQVARLTELVNAGDLNDKLARQVIEGVLAGEGTPDEVVDKRGLKVVSDEGALGTAVDEAIAGNPGIADKIRGGKVAAAGALVGAVMKATRGQADAARVKELILERLGVEG; this comes from the coding sequence GTGACCATCACGACCGACCTGGTGTCGTACGAGGACGCGCTGGCGTCGTACGACCCCGTCATGGGCCTCGAGGTCCATGTCGAACTCGGCACCCGGACCAAGATGTTCTGCGGCTGTTCGACCGCACTGGGCGCCGACCCCAACACCCAGACCTGTCCCGTCTGCCTCGGCATGCCCGGCGCGCTCCCGGTCGTCAACGCGACCGGCGTCGAGTCCGCGATCAGGATCGGCCTCGCGCTGAACTGCGAGATCGCCGAGTGGTGCCGCTTCGCCCGGAAGAACTACTTCTATCCGGACATGCCGAAGAACTTCCAGACCTCCCAGTACGACGAGCCGATCGCCTTCGACGGCTACCTCGACGTGCAGCTGGAGGACGGCGAGACCTTCCGCGTGGAGATCGAGCGCGCCCACATGGAGGAGGACACCGGCAAGTCCACGCACGTGGGCGGCGCCACCGGCCGTATCCACGGCGCGTCCCACTCCCTGCTGGACTACAACCGCGCCGGCATCCCGCTCATCGAGATCGTCACCAAGCCCATCGTGGGCGCCGGTGAGCGTGCTCCCGAGGTCGCGCGGGCGTACGTCCGTGAGCTGCGTGAGCTCATCCGGGCGCTCGGCGTGTCCGAGGCCCGCATGGAGATGGGCCAGATGCGCTGCGACGTCAACCTGTCGCTGATGCCGAAGGGCGCCGACAAGTTCGGCACCCGCTCCGAGACGAAGAACGTGAACTCGCTGCGGTCCGTCGAGCGGGCGGCGCGCTTCGAGATCCAGCGGCACGCGGCCGTCCTCGGCGGCGGCGGCACGATCGTCCAGGAGACCCGGCACTTCCACGAGGACACCGGGTCCACGACCTCGGGCCGCGTGAAGGAGGAGGCCGAGGACTACCGGTACTTCCCGGAGCCCGACCTGGTGCCCGTCGCCCCGGCCCGCGAGTGGGTGGAGGAGATCCGCGGCACGCTGCCCGAGCTGCCGCTGGTGCGCCGCAGCCGGCTCCGCGAGGAGTGGGGGATCTCCGGCACCGACATGCAGGCCATCCTCAACGCCGGCGCGCTGGACCCGATCGTCGCCACCATCGACGCCGGGGCCGACGCGGCCTCCGCCCGCAAGTGGTGGATGGGCGAGCTGGCCCGCAGCGCCAACGAGTCCGGCAAGGCGCTCGACGAGCTGGCGATCACGCCGGTCCAGGTCGCCCGGCTCACCGAGCTGGTGAACGCCGGCGACCTGAACGACAAGCTGGCCCGCCAGGTCATCGAGGGGGTCCTCGCCGGTGAGGGCACCCCCGACGAGGTGGTCGACAAGCGCGGCCTGAAGGTCGTCTCCGACGAGGGCGCCCTGGGCACCGCCGTCGACGAGGCCATCGCCGGCAACCCGGGCATCGCGGACAAGATCCGCGGTGGCAAGGTGGCCGCGGCCGGCGCCCTGGTCGGCGCCGTCATGAAGGCCACGCGCGGGCAGGCGGACGCGGCCCGGGTGAAGGAACTGATCCTGGAGCGGCTGGGCGTCGAGGGCTGA
- a CDS encoding SAM-dependent methyltransferase codes for MSDITPNTPHDDLTGRITLPRYPRSAAYDARWAVDNQMGPHALWLLEWLAPALGLDTLRPGARVLDLGCGRAMTSVFLAKEYDVQVTAADLWIRPDDNARRVAEAGVADRVLPVHAEAHDLPFGEESFDAIVSVDAYQYFGTDDLYLPTLTRLLKPGGRIGVVVPSLTEEIEGSEPPEHLKPYWDPAFWCFHTPGWWRRHWTRSGAVEVGTADWLEDGWREWLLWCDVVAEHSTEELHVRMSGESAKMLRADRGRTLGFARVVGRRP; via the coding sequence ATGTCGGACATCACACCGAACACCCCGCATGACGACCTGACCGGCCGCATCACCCTGCCCCGCTACCCCCGCAGCGCCGCCTACGACGCCCGCTGGGCCGTCGACAACCAGATGGGCCCGCACGCGCTGTGGCTGCTGGAGTGGCTCGCCCCCGCCCTCGGCCTCGACACCCTGCGCCCCGGCGCCCGGGTGCTCGACCTGGGCTGCGGACGCGCCATGACGTCGGTCTTCCTGGCCAAGGAGTACGACGTCCAGGTCACCGCGGCCGACCTGTGGATCAGGCCGGACGACAACGCGCGCCGCGTCGCCGAGGCGGGCGTCGCCGACCGGGTGCTGCCGGTCCACGCGGAGGCGCACGACCTGCCCTTCGGGGAGGAGAGCTTCGACGCGATCGTCTCCGTCGACGCGTACCAGTACTTCGGCACCGACGATCTGTACCTGCCGACGCTGACGCGGCTGCTGAAGCCCGGCGGACGGATCGGCGTCGTCGTCCCCTCGCTGACCGAGGAGATCGAGGGCAGCGAGCCGCCGGAGCATCTGAAGCCCTACTGGGACCCCGCGTTCTGGTGCTTCCACACCCCCGGCTGGTGGCGCCGCCACTGGACCCGCAGCGGGGCCGTCGAGGTCGGGACGGCCGACTGGCTGGAGGACGGCTGGCGGGAGTGGCTGCTCTGGTGCGACGTCGTCGCCGAGCACAGCACGGAGGAGCTCCATGTGCGGATGAGCGGGGAGAGCGCGAAGATGCTCCGCGCCGACCGCGGCCGCACGCTGGGCTTCGCACGCGTGGTGGGCCGCCGCCCCTGA
- a CDS encoding MMPL family transporter: MAALARWCVQRRLITVLLWFLALGGVSAGAFAAGSAYSNDYKVPGTESGRATQLLKEGFPDLGGDSDTVVWHTPSGSVRDPGVEQTMTRTLDRIDELPGVTAVSGPYDGQGAGRISADGHTAYATVTFADQSKDIDAGEAATVVKTAKAAETDGLSVELSGSAVELSESAGGHTAEIVGVLVAALVLFLAFGSLAASLLPIATALVSVGTAYAGIVLLGHVMTVADFAPMLGMLIGLGVGIDYALFIVTRHRRGLKRGLTVTEAATNAVATTGRAVVFAGATVCIALLGMLILRLNFLNGVAIAASLTVVLTVAASVTLLPALLSFIGMRALSRRERRRLAEHGPEPEVPTGFAARWSAFVERHPKLLGAVALVVMAVLALPTLSLHLGTSDQGNDPKGSTTRQAYDLLADGFGPGVNGPLTLVTGVDGAEDRLALDNLDTTLRQTEGVASVSPVTYGHGGDTAYLTVIPESSPQSKQTSDLVDRLRDDVLPRAESGTALDLQVGGVTAGYDDFADVIVDKLPLFVGVVIGLGCLLLLLAFRSIAIPLKAAAMNVAAVAAAFGVVVAIFQWGWGSELLGLGSAGPIEPFLPVIMVSVLFGLSMDYQVFLVSRMYEEWLETGDNRRAVRVGLAETGRVINSAAVIMISVFLAFVLSGDRVIAMFGIALAAAVALDAFVLRTLLVPALMHLLGGANWWLPRSLDRILPRISIEPPEARATHERLAAATDAGVADMLAEEERQRDVRDTTG, encoded by the coding sequence GTGGCAGCCCTCGCACGCTGGTGTGTCCAACGCCGTCTGATCACCGTCCTGCTCTGGTTCCTCGCCCTCGGCGGGGTCTCCGCGGGCGCCTTCGCCGCCGGCTCCGCCTACTCCAACGACTACAAGGTGCCCGGCACCGAGTCGGGGCGGGCCACCCAGCTGCTGAAGGAGGGCTTCCCGGATCTCGGCGGCGACAGCGACACCGTGGTCTGGCACACCCCGTCCGGCAGCGTGCGGGACCCCGGCGTCGAGCAGACCATGACCCGCACCCTGGACCGGATCGACGAACTGCCCGGCGTGACCGCCGTGAGCGGCCCGTACGACGGCCAGGGCGCCGGCCGGATCAGCGCTGACGGCCACACCGCGTACGCCACCGTCACCTTCGCCGACCAGTCCAAGGACATCGACGCGGGCGAGGCCGCCACCGTGGTGAAGACGGCCAAGGCCGCGGAAACCGACGGACTGAGCGTCGAGCTGAGCGGCAGCGCCGTCGAACTCAGCGAGTCCGCCGGCGGGCACACGGCCGAGATCGTCGGTGTGCTGGTCGCCGCCCTCGTGCTGTTCCTCGCCTTCGGCTCCCTCGCCGCCTCCCTGCTGCCCATCGCCACCGCCCTGGTCAGCGTCGGCACCGCCTACGCCGGGATCGTGCTGCTCGGGCACGTCATGACCGTCGCCGACTTCGCTCCCATGCTCGGCATGCTGATCGGGCTCGGCGTCGGCATCGACTACGCGCTGTTCATCGTGACCCGGCACCGCCGCGGGCTGAAACGCGGGCTCACCGTCACCGAGGCGGCCACCAACGCCGTCGCCACCACCGGACGGGCCGTCGTCTTCGCGGGTGCGACCGTGTGCATAGCCCTGCTGGGCATGCTGATCCTCCGGCTGAACTTCCTCAACGGCGTCGCCATCGCCGCCTCGCTCACCGTCGTACTGACCGTCGCCGCCTCCGTCACCCTGCTGCCGGCCCTGCTGTCGTTCATCGGCATGCGCGCGCTGAGCCGCCGGGAGCGGCGCCGGCTGGCGGAGCACGGGCCCGAGCCCGAGGTACCGACCGGGTTCGCCGCCCGCTGGTCGGCGTTCGTGGAGCGCCACCCCAAGCTGCTCGGCGCCGTCGCGCTCGTCGTCATGGCCGTGCTCGCGCTGCCCACCCTCTCGCTGCACCTGGGCACCTCCGACCAGGGCAACGACCCCAAGGGCTCCACCACCCGCCAGGCCTACGACCTCCTCGCCGACGGCTTCGGCCCCGGCGTGAACGGCCCGCTCACCCTCGTCACCGGCGTCGACGGCGCCGAGGACCGGCTCGCCCTGGACAACCTCGACACCACGCTGCGCCAGACGGAGGGCGTCGCGTCCGTCTCCCCGGTGACCTACGGCCACGGCGGCGACACCGCGTACCTCACCGTCATACCCGAGTCGTCCCCGCAGTCGAAGCAGACCAGCGACCTGGTCGACCGGCTCCGCGACGACGTGCTGCCGCGGGCCGAGTCGGGCACCGCGCTCGATCTGCAGGTCGGCGGCGTGACGGCCGGCTACGACGACTTCGCCGACGTCATCGTCGACAAGCTGCCCCTCTTCGTCGGCGTGGTGATCGGCCTCGGCTGTCTGCTGCTCCTGCTTGCCTTCCGCTCGATCGCCATCCCCCTCAAGGCCGCCGCGATGAACGTGGCCGCCGTCGCCGCCGCCTTCGGCGTCGTCGTCGCGATCTTCCAGTGGGGCTGGGGCAGCGAACTGCTCGGGCTCGGCAGCGCGGGCCCCATCGAACCCTTCCTGCCCGTGATCATGGTGTCGGTCCTCTTCGGCCTCTCCATGGACTACCAGGTCTTCCTGGTGAGCCGGATGTACGAGGAGTGGCTGGAGACCGGCGACAACCGGCGGGCCGTCCGCGTCGGCCTCGCGGAGACCGGCCGGGTGATCAACTCCGCCGCCGTGATCATGATCTCGGTCTTCCTGGCCTTCGTCCTCAGCGGCGACCGGGTGATCGCCATGTTCGGCATCGCGCTCGCCGCGGCCGTCGCCCTGGACGCCTTCGTGCTGCGCACCCTGCTGGTCCCCGCCCTCATGCACCTCCTCGGCGGCGCCAACTGGTGGCTGCCCCGCTCGCTGGACCGGATCCTGCCCCGGATCAGCATCGAACCGCCCGAGGCCCGGGCCACCCATGAGAGGCTGGCCGCCGCCACGGACGCCGGAGTGGCGGACATGCTGGCCGAGGAGGAACGACAGCGGGATGTACGCGATACGACTGGGTGA
- a CDS encoding GNAT family N-acetyltransferase, which produces MYAIRLGDDGAELRPLEPWHAEEFLAHLDRGREFINQYIPFGSKATDLAGAREVLQRYAGWRAEDTASLHGLWLDGMLVGGVLTLHFDAGNGTCEVGCWLEPAATGRGLVTRAMRVLIDWAVEQRGIHRVEWVAAAGNVPSVNTARRLGMTRDGVRRAAHLHHGVRHDLEVWSVLAPEWRAAHNDH; this is translated from the coding sequence ATGTACGCGATACGACTGGGTGACGACGGAGCCGAGCTGCGCCCCCTGGAGCCATGGCACGCCGAGGAGTTCCTCGCGCATCTGGACCGGGGCCGGGAGTTCATCAACCAGTACATTCCCTTCGGCTCCAAGGCCACCGACCTCGCCGGCGCCCGTGAGGTGCTCCAGCGGTACGCGGGCTGGCGCGCCGAGGACACCGCCTCGCTGCACGGGCTGTGGCTGGACGGCATGCTCGTCGGCGGTGTGCTCACCCTCCACTTCGACGCCGGCAACGGCACCTGCGAGGTCGGCTGCTGGCTGGAGCCCGCCGCGACCGGGCGGGGGCTCGTCACCCGCGCGATGCGGGTGCTCATCGACTGGGCGGTCGAGCAGCGCGGCATCCACCGGGTCGAATGGGTCGCTGCGGCGGGCAACGTGCCGAGCGTCAACACCGCCCGCCGGCTCGGCATGACCCGGGACGGCGTCCGCCGCGCCGCCCACCTCCACCACGGCGTGCGGCACGACCTGGAGGTGTGGTCGGTGCTGGCCCCGGAGTGGCGGGCCGCGCACAACGATCATTAA